A DNA window from Acidimicrobiales bacterium contains the following coding sequences:
- a CDS encoding Cpe/LpqF family protein (Related to clavulanate biosynthesis protein Cpe, which has an isomerase-like N-terminal domain and a beta-lactamase-like C-terminal domain.) — protein MENEPGRAAVLWPTLVAVAASVGIVVWAIAAHSGTERPRNDDLDVLAGSPDPDRSIAENHLAWALEVINGSDLSVATVSARFSPGFLASIGPDEFIAETAFIAENRPYRLYGIDTDESGTAAAALISDRTGETYALTVAGSPTDPTRIDGLLVTPVEVGRGPFSAGELAIRAAAGLGVIGIGALLSILTLRRDSIWVVVGGLLCTAQLLEIASHRLPYTLGLLAGPLAIAALAVAALGTGPSSSYRWPRRTLLALVGAATAIALLPLSAIDTAAVSLPDQLLFVSGDGDRARYLISLSGWTTGAACGAVVLALLLQQFRADWTRDRGLVTTTLGCGVAATLVAVPAVSAALDLGHVDLSQPLTLPVAAVVASVGIAGTVFWSRYDLGPVAAELEAENTLLHSELANQLAAVRASRARIVHAGDEARRRIERDLHDGAQQRLVAMRVSLQLERRRVGSDHELNDFFERLDRDLEDAVVELRELSRGLHPAILERGVAAAAQSLAETCSVPVEVIAAGEVRCPSDVEHAAYFVISEALANAGRHSSATLVTVGVEHEKDELRITVCDDGVGGAKAGGGAGLVNLEDRVLALGGSWHLHSPQGVGTTIEVRLPCA, from the coding sequence GTGGAGAATGAACCGGGAAGGGCAGCCGTCTTGTGGCCCACCCTCGTCGCGGTCGCAGCGTCGGTAGGAATCGTTGTTTGGGCTATCGCTGCACATTCGGGCACCGAAAGACCGCGAAACGATGACCTCGACGTCCTAGCCGGATCTCCTGACCCGGATCGATCGATCGCAGAGAACCACCTGGCCTGGGCCTTAGAAGTGATCAATGGGTCGGACCTGAGTGTCGCCACGGTGTCTGCGCGGTTCTCCCCGGGCTTCCTCGCCAGCATCGGACCCGACGAGTTCATAGCCGAGACTGCCTTCATCGCCGAGAACCGCCCCTATCGCCTCTATGGAATCGACACAGACGAGTCGGGTACAGCAGCAGCCGCTCTGATCTCGGATCGCACGGGCGAGACATACGCCCTCACGGTCGCAGGCTCGCCGACCGACCCGACCCGCATCGACGGTCTGCTGGTGACCCCCGTCGAGGTCGGACGAGGTCCTTTCAGCGCAGGCGAACTGGCAATACGAGCAGCCGCTGGCTTGGGTGTGATCGGGATTGGCGCCCTGTTGAGCATCCTCACGCTTCGTAGGGATTCGATCTGGGTGGTCGTCGGCGGATTGTTGTGCACCGCCCAGCTTCTCGAGATCGCGAGCCATCGGCTGCCATACACGCTCGGGCTGCTGGCTGGACCGTTAGCCATCGCCGCTTTGGCCGTGGCGGCACTCGGCACGGGCCCGAGCTCGTCGTATCGCTGGCCGAGGCGCACCCTGCTGGCGCTCGTAGGGGCGGCAACGGCCATCGCGTTGCTTCCCCTCTCCGCCATTGACACGGCCGCCGTCTCTCTGCCTGACCAGTTACTTTTTGTCTCGGGTGACGGCGATCGAGCCCGGTACCTGATCAGCCTGTCGGGTTGGACAACCGGGGCCGCGTGCGGCGCGGTGGTCCTCGCGCTGCTGCTCCAACAGTTTCGCGCCGACTGGACCAGAGATCGTGGCCTCGTCACGACCACGCTGGGTTGCGGTGTGGCCGCGACGCTGGTTGCCGTGCCGGCCGTCTCGGCGGCACTCGATCTGGGCCATGTCGATCTCTCACAACCACTCACGTTGCCGGTAGCGGCTGTTGTGGCATCGGTCGGTATCGCAGGAACCGTGTTCTGGAGTCGGTACGACCTCGGACCCGTCGCTGCGGAACTCGAAGCGGAGAACACGCTGCTGCATTCCGAGCTGGCGAATCAGCTGGCCGCCGTCCGTGCCTCTCGGGCCCGAATCGTCCACGCTGGGGACGAAGCTCGGCGCCGAATCGAGCGCGACCTGCACGACGGTGCCCAGCAAAGACTGGTGGCGATGCGCGTGTCGCTCCAGCTGGAACGCAGGCGTGTGGGCTCTGACCACGAGCTGAACGACTTCTTCGAAAGGCTCGACAGAGACCTCGAGGATGCGGTCGTCGAGCTGCGCGAACTCAGCCGCGGGTTGCACCCTGCGATTCTCGAGCGCGGCGTTGCCGCCGCAGCGCAGTCTCTGGCAGAAACCTGCTCGGTGCCTGTTGAAGTCATCGCTGCGGGCGAAGTGCGATGCCCCAGCGACGTCGAGCATGCGGCTTACTTCGTCATCAGCGAGGCACTGGCCAACGCGGGCCGACATTCCTCGGCAACACTCGTCACTGTGGGCGTCGAGCACGAAAAGGACGAGCTGCGAATCACGGTCTGCGACGATGGCGTCGGAGGCGCCAAGGCAGGCGGCGGGGCGGGATTGGTGAATCTCGAAGACAGGGTGCTGGCCCTCGGCGGCTCCTGGCACCTCCACAGCCCGCAAGGTGTTGGCACAACGATCGAGGTCAGGTTGCCATGCGCGTGA
- a CDS encoding response regulator transcription factor yields MRVMLVDDAVLLREGIASLLTQAGHEVVAQFGDAVDLVTRVGNHRPDLLVVDIRMPPTHTTEGLEAAVAVRAAHPAVGVLVLSQHIETRYALDLLSTGAAGVGYLLKDRVADVDHFLDALGRITSGDTAIDPAVVTRVVQRERRNNPIDRLSQREQEVLSLMAEGYTNTSIAGQLVLNLRTVETHVGNIFQKLDLVPEPDVHRRVQAVLTYLANSPA; encoded by the coding sequence ATGCGCGTGATGCTGGTCGACGACGCCGTGCTGCTTCGGGAGGGCATTGCGAGCCTCCTCACCCAGGCGGGGCACGAAGTAGTAGCCCAATTCGGTGATGCCGTCGACCTCGTGACTCGAGTTGGCAACCACCGGCCCGACCTGCTTGTGGTCGATATCCGGATGCCACCAACTCACACAACAGAAGGCCTCGAGGCAGCTGTTGCCGTTCGTGCCGCACACCCCGCGGTCGGGGTGCTGGTCCTGAGCCAACACATCGAGACCCGCTACGCCCTGGACCTTCTCTCTACCGGGGCCGCTGGGGTCGGGTATCTCTTGAAAGACCGGGTCGCAGACGTCGACCATTTCCTAGACGCTCTAGGACGAATTACCTCGGGCGACACGGCAATCGACCCGGCCGTCGTGACACGGGTGGTTCAGCGCGAGCGGCGGAACAACCCGATCGATCGCCTGAGCCAACGCGAGCAAGAGGTCTTGTCCTTGATGGCCGAGGGCTACACGAACACCTCGATCGCTGGCCAGCTGGTCCTGAATCTGCGCACCGTCGAGACCCACGTGGGCAACATCTTCCAGAAGCTGGACCTCGTGCCAGAGCCCGACGTTCACCGCCGTGTTCAGGCGGTGCTCACCTACTTGGCAAACAGTCCGGCTTGA
- a CDS encoding aldo/keto reductase has protein sequence MQFDPGVDRFARFEAMRPALEAWESLCSDLGHSPATVATAWLVQAPGVTAPIVGPRTEAQLDAALEAVDLELDADMLDRIDQIFPGPGAAPEAYAW, from the coding sequence GTGCAGTTCGACCCGGGGGTCGATCGGTTTGCTCGATTCGAGGCCATGCGTCCGGCGCTCGAGGCGTGGGAATCGCTCTGTTCAGACCTGGGCCACTCGCCGGCCACCGTCGCCACCGCCTGGCTCGTGCAAGCGCCCGGGGTCACTGCGCCCATCGTCGGTCCGCGCACCGAAGCCCAGCTCGATGCCGCCCTCGAAGCGGTCGACCTCGAACTCGATGCCGACATGCTCGACCGCATCGATCAGATCTTTCCCGGCCCAGGCGCGGCCCCGGAGGCCTATGCATGGTGA